In a genomic window of Plasmodium malariae genome assembly, chromosome: 4:
- the PmUG01_04010300 gene encoding fam-m protein, whose translation MIGYDNISYVIVLYIISLTFNKIVGEKFMQCRILDKRNYRLLAKCIKDKDSNNIYLNEFFPNNDKKENKYITNNKKWNKEKNTKSNKSLLNKAQYYTEVIDYNNGIFDGKHFHFEKKLIRKKDYDAFLEKKRRIRDISLKKIKFKSYRFGSAIFLLFLLLGIGLPILQRFELLKKAGEAIKDLPLISSVWSPIETCLGSAKNHFFFIAYSTIIFILVVILVIVIPKILRNNEKYNRIKAMYE comes from the exons ATGATAgggtatgataatattagttatgttattgtattatacataatatcc ttaacGTTTAACAAAATTGTAGGTGAGAAATTTATGCAGTGTAGAATATTAGACAAAAGAAATTATCGATTACTAGCAAAATGTATAAAGGATAAAGATtcaaataacatatatttaaacgaattttttccaaataatgataaaaaagaaaataaatatataactaataataaaaaatggaataaagaaaaaaacacgAAATCCAACAaaagtttattaaataaagctCAGTACTATACAGAAGTCATAGATTACAATAATGGAATAtttgatggaaaacattttcattttgaaaaaaaattaataagaaaaaaagattatgatGCTTTTctagaaaaaaagaggagaATTAGagatatatctttaaaaaaaataaaatttaaaagttaCAGATTTGGAAGTGccatatttttactttttttattgttggGAATAGGTTTACCCATATTACAAAGATTTGagctattaaaaaaagcagGAGAAGCAATTAAAGATTTACCACTTATAAGTAGTGTGTGGTCACCTATAGAAACATGTTTAGGTTCGgcaaaaaatcattttttttttatagcatATAGCACaattatctttatattaGTTGTTATACTTGTAATAGTAATTcctaaaattttaagaaataatgaaaaatataacagaaTTAAGGCAATGTATGAGTAA
- the PmUG01_04010400 gene encoding fam-l protein, translating to MEQNIKLLFFTTLSFFIILSWICHFYNDMSTFNKYLNENYNPYEKKDIKTYRLLGKYKQDHISSIVGLKSVIPNNELKDKKNISNSQKEDKYKYVQLDESSMNSMGHQKQAKKNKSYIFEIKDYSYLEKKIFKELDFFDFLKNNRTISDNLHKKVVRKKCQLRIFTPVILLILLSISLILDFCCGYGLRGGLFKLLKFSLGRTPLDNLYTFLETYFVSFFKIDMGNNKILRITPFFEFLIYFSLFVILGITLIFGVLYYHKKVNKYEKIKYKKR from the exons atggaacaaaatattaagttaCTGTTTTTTACTACACTTTctttctttataattttaagttGGATATGTCATTTTTACAATGATATG AgtacttttaataaatatttaaatgaaaattataatccctacgaaaaaaaagatataaaaacatatcgATTACtaggaaaatataaacaggATCATATATCGAGTATTGTAGGATTAAAAAGTGTTATACCAAATAACGAACTTAAAgacaaaaagaatataagTAATAGCCAAAAAGaggataaatataaatatgtacaattaGATGAAAGTTCGATGAATAGTATGGGACACCAGAAACAAGCTAAGAAAAacaaatcatatatatttgaaataaaagaCTATTCTtatcttgaaaaaaaaatattcaaagaactagatttttttgattttcttaaaaacaacAGAACGATTAGTGACAATCTGCACAAAAAAGTAGTACGAAAAAAATGCCAATTACGCATTTTTACACCTGTAATATTGTTAATTCTGTTATCAATATCTCTTATATTAGATTTTTGCTGTGGTTATGGCTTGAGAGGGGGATTGTTTAAATTATTGAAATTTTCATTAGGAAGAACTCCATTGGATAatttatacacatttttGGAGACATATTTCGTTTCGTTTTTCAAGATTGATATGGggaataacaaaattttacGTATAACACCCTTTTTTGAATTTCTTATATACTTCTCGTTGTTCGTTATATTGGGTATTACGTTAATATTTGGTGTTCTTTActaccataaaaaagttaataaatatgaaaaaattaaatataagaaaagataa
- the PmUG01_04010600 gene encoding Plasmodium exported protein, unknown function, whose protein sequence is MMIQANKFFFFIKFCAFSLLMRTYQNSYKTNTYGISYIKKIDLSNSLYARIDRLLNEEGGLHCPNGSIPLKKMSKKNFKVSSDTSNNNNYEGRHRKLEGKSSKKEKNVSPSIIKLKKGLDDTYNVKMVKALDNEYKEVNNVKCEFAQKFLRRILVITPVILSSIATLVVLMLTKDNILEGLSATLSLTIFVSIFILTVLVTYCKLLKNMYKGNNK, encoded by the exons ATGATGATACAAGctaataaattctttttcttcattaaatTCTGCGCATTTTCCCTTTTAATGCGAACATATCAGAATTCATACAAG ACAAATACATATggaatatcatatattaagaaaattgaTCTAAGTAATTCATTATATGCAAGAATAGACAGattattaaatgaagaagGAGGTTTACATTGCCCCAATGGAAGCatacctttaaaaaaaatgtctaaaaaaaactttaaaGTGTCATCTGATAcatcaaataataataactatGAAGGACGGCATAGAAAATTAGAAGGAAAATCgtcaaaaaaggaaaaaaacgTATCACCATCCATtattaaacttaaaaaaGGATTAGATGATACATATAATGTTAAAATGGTAAAAGCACTTGATAATGAATACAAAGAAGTAAATAACGTTAAGTGTGAATTTGCACAAAAATTTCTAAGGCGTATTCTTGTTATTACTCCAGTTATATTGTCCAGTATTGCTACATTGGTGGTATTAATGCTAACaaaagataatattttagaaGGCCTTTCTGCCACATTATCCCTTACAATATTTGtttcaatatttattttaacagtATTAGTTACTTACTGtaaattattgaaaaatatgtacaagggtaataataagtaa
- the PmUG01_04010800 gene encoding fam-l protein, with product MEQKLKSVLLIKITTLIPLYWIYHFRSDMGIFNKYLDEDYKHGNELYSRNYRLLAKYKQEEDLNVIGIKEYISKNGKNEKKKMFYNEKEATCEKNQLNYNFSKNEGHYKQAIKNKSNIFETKKYSYIEKKIFKELDFEDFLKKNRTISNKTYKKLIRKKCGLRLALPLIFFLSLSVLPILDYSMSDGQNRWLMDLLGLKELTSLKSIISVLYPYLKWAKGAADTVSESNHGTFVLMKLFDFLLYIVPFFMLGVIFILIVVYYHKKIKKYEKIKYRNGK from the exons ATGGAACAAAAACTAAAATCAGTACtacttattaaaattacTACGTTAATTCCTTTATATTGGATATATCATTTCAGGAGTGATATG ggtATCTTTAATAAATATCTGGATGAGGACTATAAGCATGGTAATGAGTTATATTCGAGAAATTATAGACtactagcaaaatataaacaggAAGAAGATTTAAATGTTATAggtataaaagaatatatatcgaaaaatggaaagaatgaaaaaaaaaaaatgttttataacGAAAAGGAGGCAACATGTGAAAAAAatcaattaaattataatttttcaaaaaatgagGGGCATTATAAACAagctattaaaaataaatctaatatatttgaaacaaagaaatattcctatatagaaaaaaagatattcaaagaacttgattttgaagattttcttaaaaaaaataggacaATTAGTAATAAGACTTACAAAAAACtaatacgtaaaaaatgCGGATTGCGACTTGCTCTtcctttaatattttttttgtcgtTATCTGTATTACCCATATTAGATTATTCAATGAGTGATGGACAAAATAGATGGTTAATGGATCTTTTAGGATTGAAGGAATTAACCAGTTTGAAGTCTATTATTAGTGTGTTGTATCCCTATTTAAAATGGGCAAAGGGTGCTGCAGATACTGTTAGTGAAAGTAATCATGGTACTTTTgtattaatgaaattatttgactttctattatatattgtgcctttttttatgttaggagtcatattcatattaattGTTGTTTACTACcataagaaaattaaaaaatatgaaaaaattaagtacaGAAACGGTAAATAA